A window of Gadus chalcogrammus isolate NIFS_2021 chromosome 16, NIFS_Gcha_1.0, whole genome shotgun sequence contains these coding sequences:
- the LOC130406513 gene encoding polymerase delta-interacting protein 2-like isoform X1, whose amino-acid sequence MAACALRRGLLATVNTLNKRQAHRILSIVDNSYGFEVTRPRLQCLACGLPNKTQQKRFMSSRSRPEEKVLEAVGVFEAVKQHGKYETGQLFLHSVFGYRGIVLFPWHARLYDRDVTLPVSDSKPEPPGGAHGSKEVKGKTHTYYQVLIDTRDCPHISQRSQTEAVTFLANHDDSRALYAIPGLDYVSHEDILPYNSTEQVPIQHELFERFLLFNPAKAPPFTARDTLKAWQEKNHPWLELSDVHRETTENIRVTVIPFYMGMREAQNSHVYWWRYCIRLENMGSEVVQLRERHWRIFSLSGTLETVRGRGVVGREPVLSKEQPAFQYSSHVSLQAPSGHMWGTFRIERTDGSHFDVRIPPFSLESNKDDKAPPAGYTF is encoded by the exons ATGGCCGCCTGCGCACTACGTCGAGGGTTATTAGCCACTGTTAACACTTTAAACAAGAGACAAGCTCACAGAATACTGAGTATTGTTGACAACAGCTACGGGTTCGAGGTGACCAGACCTCGGCTCCAATGTCTAGCCTGTGGACTGCCCAACAAGACCCAGCAGAAGCGGTTTATGTCCTCACG GAGCAGGCCTGAGGAGAAGGTTTTGGAAGCAGTTGGTGTGTTTGAGGCAGTCAAACAGCACGGCAAATATGAAACGGGTCAG TTGTTCCTCCACAGCGTGTTCGGATACAGGGGCATCGTTTTGTTCCCATGGCACGCCCGCCTCTACGACAGAGACGTCACTCTGCCTGTTTCCGACAG tAAACCCGAGCCCCCTGGCGGTGCCCATGGTTCCAAGGAGGTTAAGGGGAAGACTCACACCTACTACCAGGTCCTGATCGATACCAGGGACTGTCCTCACATA TCCCAGAGGTCCCAGACAGAGGCTGTGACGTTTCTGGCCAACCATGACGACAGCAGAGCCCTGTACGCCATCCCAG GTCTGGACTACGTGAGCCACGAAGACATCCTGCCCTACAACTCCACAGAGCAGGTCCCCATCCAGCATGAGCTGTTTGAGCGCTTCCTGCTGTTCAACCCCGCCAAAG cgccTCCTTTTACAGCCAGAGACACGCTGAAGGCGTGGCAGGAGAAGAACCACCCCTGGCTGGAGCTGTCGGATGTTCACCGCGAGACCACCGAGAACATCCGCGTTACTGTCATCCCCTTCTACATGGGCATGAGG GAGGCCCAGAACTCCCACGTCTACTGG TGGAGGTACTGCATCCGTCTAGAGAACATGGGCAGTGAGGTGGTCCAGCTGAGGGAGAGACACTGGAGGATCTTCAGCCTCTCCGGCACCCTGGAGACGGTGCGAGGCCGTGGTGTGGTGGGTCGG GAGCCCGTGTTGTCTAAAGAACAGCCTGCCTTCCAGTACAGTAGCCACGTGTCCCTCCAGGCCCCCAGCGGTCACATGTG GGGCACGTTTCGCATCGAGAGGACAGACGGCTCCCACTTTGATGTCCGCATTCCTCCATTCTCCTTGGAGAGCAACAAGGATGACAAGGCTCCCCCTGCAGGTTACACCTTCTGA
- the LOC130406513 gene encoding polymerase delta-interacting protein 2-like isoform X2, which translates to MAACALRRGLLATVNTLNKRQAHRILSIVDNSYGFEVTRPRLQCLACGLPNKTQQKRFMSSRPEEKVLEAVGVFEAVKQHGKYETGQLFLHSVFGYRGIVLFPWHARLYDRDVTLPVSDSKPEPPGGAHGSKEVKGKTHTYYQVLIDTRDCPHISQRSQTEAVTFLANHDDSRALYAIPGLDYVSHEDILPYNSTEQVPIQHELFERFLLFNPAKAPPFTARDTLKAWQEKNHPWLELSDVHRETTENIRVTVIPFYMGMREAQNSHVYWWRYCIRLENMGSEVVQLRERHWRIFSLSGTLETVRGRGVVGREPVLSKEQPAFQYSSHVSLQAPSGHMWGTFRIERTDGSHFDVRIPPFSLESNKDDKAPPAGYTF; encoded by the exons ATGGCCGCCTGCGCACTACGTCGAGGGTTATTAGCCACTGTTAACACTTTAAACAAGAGACAAGCTCACAGAATACTGAGTATTGTTGACAACAGCTACGGGTTCGAGGTGACCAGACCTCGGCTCCAATGTCTAGCCTGTGGACTGCCCAACAAGACCCAGCAGAAGCGGTTTATGTCCTCACG GCCTGAGGAGAAGGTTTTGGAAGCAGTTGGTGTGTTTGAGGCAGTCAAACAGCACGGCAAATATGAAACGGGTCAG TTGTTCCTCCACAGCGTGTTCGGATACAGGGGCATCGTTTTGTTCCCATGGCACGCCCGCCTCTACGACAGAGACGTCACTCTGCCTGTTTCCGACAG tAAACCCGAGCCCCCTGGCGGTGCCCATGGTTCCAAGGAGGTTAAGGGGAAGACTCACACCTACTACCAGGTCCTGATCGATACCAGGGACTGTCCTCACATA TCCCAGAGGTCCCAGACAGAGGCTGTGACGTTTCTGGCCAACCATGACGACAGCAGAGCCCTGTACGCCATCCCAG GTCTGGACTACGTGAGCCACGAAGACATCCTGCCCTACAACTCCACAGAGCAGGTCCCCATCCAGCATGAGCTGTTTGAGCGCTTCCTGCTGTTCAACCCCGCCAAAG cgccTCCTTTTACAGCCAGAGACACGCTGAAGGCGTGGCAGGAGAAGAACCACCCCTGGCTGGAGCTGTCGGATGTTCACCGCGAGACCACCGAGAACATCCGCGTTACTGTCATCCCCTTCTACATGGGCATGAGG GAGGCCCAGAACTCCCACGTCTACTGG TGGAGGTACTGCATCCGTCTAGAGAACATGGGCAGTGAGGTGGTCCAGCTGAGGGAGAGACACTGGAGGATCTTCAGCCTCTCCGGCACCCTGGAGACGGTGCGAGGCCGTGGTGTGGTGGGTCGG GAGCCCGTGTTGTCTAAAGAACAGCCTGCCTTCCAGTACAGTAGCCACGTGTCCCTCCAGGCCCCCAGCGGTCACATGTG GGGCACGTTTCGCATCGAGAGGACAGACGGCTCCCACTTTGATGTCCGCATTCCTCCATTCTCCTTGGAGAGCAACAAGGATGACAAGGCTCCCCCTGCAGGTTACACCTTCTGA